The genome window GGCGGCCGGCGACCGAGACGTCTTTGACAGGGGAAGCCCGCCGTCAGCACGCACACCCGGGGCACGGTGCCCCAGTCGACGGCGGTGATGTCGCCGAGGTTCGGCACGCCGGGCCAGTGCCGGGCTAGGACGCGGGCGGCATCGGGGTTGATCTCGGCGTGCCAGGCGAGGGTGCCGCCGAGGGCGGCCTGGACACCGAGGTCCAGGCCGCCGTAGCCGGAACACAGGCTGCCGATCAGTGGAGTTGTGGGAACGGGCACCTCAGCGCCCGTTCACGTGCGCAGGCCCGGCACTCGGCGGGGGTGGTGCAGCTTCCGGGGATAGCACGGAGCTGGCGGTGGGAGCGTTGTGCACGGTGGTCCGGCCACGGGCGGCAGCCGCCCGGGACATCAGAGCGCCGGATCGGTCGGCCTCAGAGTTCAGCGCGTCGGAGGCGTCTTGAAGCGCGGCCCTGGCCTCGTCGAGGCGATCGTGGATCACATCGACTGCCGAGTTCCGCAGTTCGATCCGGATGGGCGTGGCCGGTCCTTCCGCGTACTGATGGAGGAACCCCAACTGGCCGTGTGCCTCGGCGAGATACTCCACAGCCCGCGCGGCCGGGGTAGTGACGGTCGCCAGAATGCCGACAGCCCGTCGCTGCTGAGGATTGCGGGGGCCCGGTTCGGCGATACGGAACAACACCTCGTCGGTGAGGTAGTTGATGAGGAGGCCGAGAGACTGAAGCTGGTTGGCGGTGGCCGTGAGACTGGGCAGGCCGTCACTTGTCTGCCGTGACTGGTCGAGGCGCCGACGGGCGGCGGTGAACTCCTTGGCCAGGGCGGACATCGTGCGGGCGTCAGCCGCGGTCGGGATGGGCGGGGTCGGGACGATCGGGGTCACGAGGGGCTCCGGCGGGACGAACGGGCGGGGGAAGCAGGAGTGGGAGCACTGGTGCGGGTGTTGGGTGACGGGGGTGGGTGTGGCCGACTGCGGGCGAGGGCGGCATCGGTACGGGATGAGGGAACGCGGCCCGTCGGCTGCGGCGAAGGGGGCGGGGCGGAAGCTGCTTCGGGTGCACCGGAGGCGGCCCGCCAGCGGCGGCGGATGTCCTCCAGCGGGCTTAGAGCGTGGAGGGCGTAGCCGATGAGGCGGCCCGGAGCGAGGGACTCGTCGTCGGCGAGCGCCCGCACCTGCCGGGCCGCGTCGGCGGCGGTACGGACGAGGGCGGCCCGGACGACCTGCTCGCCGAGATGGTCGGCGATGCCGCCCGGAGAGCGGGAGTCGCACAGGCGCAGGACGTCCTCGGCGGTGAGCGTGCCGTCTCCGAGGGCACCGCGCCGCTGGGCCTCCCACAAGACGGTGACCTCGTCGACCGGCTCGCCCCGGTGGTGCAGAGCGCCCAGACAGCGGTAGATCCGGCCGTGTCCCGGGTCGGCGAAGTCCTCCGGCCGTAGCCAGCCCACCAGTTCGCCGAGCGCGTCCGGGTGCGCGGTGAGTACGGCCAGCAGGTACTCCTCGTCGGCGAGCAGCTCCTCGGAGACCGTCGGCTGGTTCGCGGCGGCAGGCTGGGGCAGCGGCGTGGACGGGGCCATGGGGCGGGGGTCGGTGCCCCAGCGCCGGGCGAGATCGCTCAGGACGTCGGTGAGGACTCGGGCGTAGTGCAAAGTGTCCTCGGCGCTGCCGCGTACAGTGTCGGCGCGGGCCATCTGGTGCAGACGGGTGGCGTGTTTGGCGACGGTGCGGTGGATGGCGCCCTCCAACACCATCCGCCCGTAGACCGGGGCGTGCGCCGGGCGCGGGCAGGCCGCGATCAGCGTGTGCAGATAGACCGCGGTCAGACCCCGTACCTTGGACTTCGCCTCGGCGATGGCGTCATCCATCCATGCCAGCCGCTCGTCACTGCCCGCCGTAGGAGCGGTGGGCCACGCGCCTCCCTTGCGGTTCTCCGTGGCAGGCACGATGGGCTGTGGGACGGCACCGGGGTGTCCGTCGGAGTGGAGTTTCAGCAGCGCGGCGTACAGCGCGGCATGGTGCGGGCGGTAGAAGTGATCGGGCCGCAGCCACCCCGAGAGGCGGGGCAGCTGGCCGGGATCGAGCAGCACGGCGCCGAGGACCGCCTGCTCGGCCTGGAGCAGCGGCCTCATCGCCGAGCCCCGTGCTGGGCTGTGCGTGAGGCGACGACCGCGGCGACCGCCTGGTCGGCTGCGGCCAAATCGGCGGCGAGCCGGTCCAGTTCGCCGGTGAAGGCCGGGTCACTGGCGAGCAGCGAGCCGGTAGAGGCAACCAGCCACCAGTGACCGCCGCGCCGCACGGCCGGGGTACCGGCCAGGCGCTCGGTGGTACGGAAGGAGGAAAGCGCGGGGGTACGCGGAGACATAACGCTCCCTGACGAAGGAGGGGAGGAAGAGCAGAGGAAGAGGCGGTGGGCTATGCGGCGACGTCGAAGTCGTCGGCCACTGGGGCGCCGGAGCGGCAGGACCACGGCGAGCAGCCCTCCGGCGAGCCTTGTTCGAGCGCGAACGCCACGTCGGTCGTCGCTTCGTCGAGGTCGGCTTGGCGCTCGGCCCATTCGCGGGCGGTGACGTGATCGATCGGGGCCTCGTTCAGCGGCATCCGGGAACGGTGAAGGAATGCCTGGCCGAGGAGTCGCTTTCCGTCGGCATTCGCGCGGGCGTTGCCAGCCCGGATCGCAGCATCGAACTCCACCACGTCCCGCCACTCCTCCGGCGAGCCGTCGCGCAGGGCTCGCCACTGCGCGTTGCCGTGGTACGGGCACCCCAGACAACTCGACTTCGGCGTTGATCCAAAACCCCGGGCGCGCAGCAGTCGCATGCAATCCGCCCTGGTCAGGCCGAGATCGAGCAGTGGGAAGACGTTGCGCATGTACGCGACGTCGGCGTCCTTCGCCCGGTGGAACTCATCGACACTGATGCCGATCCACTGCTCGACGAAGACGCCCTTGGGTATCCGCTTGGGGTAGGGGTAGCCGAGTAGCGCGCGGATCTGTTTCTTGATCGGCTTGACCTTGTACTCCCCCGTGCACTGCCTACGTGACATCCCGGCCCCGCCGTCCGGGTTGAGGATGTGCAGGGGCATGCTGGCGAACCGGTGGTTCGGGTCGAGCGCGTCGTTCCTGATGTTGCCGGAGGACACCCGAAGTATCGGGATCCCGGCGGGGCGCGCGATCTCCCGCTCGATCCGGTCGAGATGTTCGTAGACGGCGCGCGGCTCCCAGCCCGTGTCGGCGAAGACCGCGAAGTCGAGCTTCGGCAGGCGGCCCTCGGCGGCCAGGATCAACAGGCTGCTCGATTGGACCCCGGCGCCGAGCGAGAGCACCCTCAGCGTCGGCGAGCCGGTGGTGCCGGAACGGCTCGGCCTGGAGCCGCTGTTGGGCTCGGAAGCGGTGCCCCTTGAGCGCTTGGCGGGATTGTGGCGTTGAGCGGTGTCCGGGATGGAAGGAGGCATGCGGAAGTCCTTCTGAGCGCAGGGAGGGATGGAGGGAGCAGGGAGGGATGGGAGAGAAAGCGGCGGCGGAGGGTTACCGGCTGCGGCGGGGCGCGGCGGCCGACGCAGGGCGAGCCCCGGTTGACGCCCGCGCAGGGCTGGCCGCGGTGGCGCTGGGCGGCCGGGCGGGAGATGTCGCGGTGGCCGCATGGAGCCGGGAGTTGCTGGGCGCCTGTGCCCGACCGGGTGCCGGCGCGAGTTCGATGCCTGTCCCGGGGCCGGTGGTGCGGGCGGCTTGGGCGGTGTCAGCGAAGCGGCGCCAGGCATACTCGGATCGGTCGCGGGCCCAGTCGTCGGCGCGGGCGACGAGGGCCGGGGCGAGGGCGCCGACCTCCGTCTCGGGAACGGAGCCGAAAGCGAGCAGCTGTCCGCCGTCCGACCACAGGTCCAGGTACCAGTCCTCGCCGACCGGGTACGCCTTCACATGGGCGCCCGAACTGCCGGGCTGGTAGGCCCAGAAGCCCCCGAGGTCGGCCCAGCCCGGTCCGGCAAACGGCGGGTTCGGTGTCGGCGGAGTCGGCTTGGGGGTGCCCCGGTCGGCCACCGCGAACAGGTCGGTCGGGGCTTCGTCGTTGAGCGCGTTCTTGACCAGCCGGAGCACGTCGTCGCCGTTCAGTCCCTGCCGGCCGTCCAGGACGCCGACAACGCGGTGGATGGCGCGCAGCGTCTGCCGGGCACTTTCGGGATCGTTGAGTTCCGCGGGATGGTTCGGGGCGTTACGCAGCTGGAACTGGACGCGGTCGGCGGCCTGGCGCAGTCCTTCCACCTGCCGCGGTCCGGGCCGGTCGGGAA of Streptomyces phaeolivaceus contains these proteins:
- a CDS encoding DnaB-like helicase N-terminal domain-containing protein yields the protein MRPLLQAEQAVLGAVLLDPGQLPRLSGWLRPDHFYRPHHAALYAALLKLHSDGHPGAVPQPIVPATENRKGGAWPTAPTAGSDERLAWMDDAIAEAKSKVRGLTAVYLHTLIAACPRPAHAPVYGRMVLEGAIHRTVAKHATRLHQMARADTVRGSAEDTLHYARVLTDVLSDLARRWGTDPRPMAPSTPLPQPAAANQPTVSEELLADEEYLLAVLTAHPDALGELVGWLRPEDFADPGHGRIYRCLGALHHRGEPVDEVTVLWEAQRRGALGDGTLTAEDVLRLCDSRSPGGIADHLGEQVVRAALVRTAADAARQVRALADDESLAPGRLIGYALHALSPLEDIRRRWRAASGAPEAASAPPPSPQPTGRVPSSRTDAALARSRPHPPPSPNTRTSAPTPASPARSSRRSPS
- a CDS encoding adenine nucleotide alpha hydrolase family protein, with translation MLILAAEGRLPKLDFAVFADTGWEPRAVYEHLDRIEREIARPAGIPILRVSSGNIRNDALDPNHRFASMPLHILNPDGGAGMSRRQCTGEYKVKPIKKQIRALLGYPYPKRIPKGVFVEQWIGISVDEFHRAKDADVAYMRNVFPLLDLGLTRADCMRLLRARGFGSTPKSSCLGCPYHGNAQWRALRDGSPEEWRDVVEFDAAIRAGNARANADGKRLLGQAFLHRSRMPLNEAPIDHVTAREWAERQADLDEATTDVAFALEQGSPEGCSPWSCRSGAPVADDFDVAA